In Chaetodon trifascialis isolate fChaTrf1 chromosome 6, fChaTrf1.hap1, whole genome shotgun sequence, one DNA window encodes the following:
- the LOC139333027 gene encoding P2Y purinoceptor 4 encodes MKPLLVSSQLGNSSNDSGSCLAATQHVSIPILLSLVFFLGFIFNMFSLWVFCCWSPSWTSGTTLQFHLALSDAIATPTTPMMAVYFAMGNDWPFGHFLCQVKIALLSLHFYGSTVFLALISIHRYTAVVHFNRSCCMKQRDFVRKLCAGVWCLLLIQALIYAFMLPPSKEGSHNQCLSIHQKKLTDAYFVINFILFILWFLLPFLVLAACYGRLANTLTRLNISTAKGLRVKVKSQRMIGMCLLIFGLCFLPLNVVRTVGVIVKKYYPGQCHVLTQIETAYYASWILAGANSCLDPLLYCFGSQNFRDAFQSFRIGQRDSPNRSDSEMTPNQ; translated from the coding sequence ATGAAGCCTCTGCTGGTTTCCTCACAGCTTGGGAACAGCAGCAATGACTCTGGATCTTGCCTGGCAGCGACCCAGCATGTGTCCATACCCATCCTCCTGAGCCTGGTCTTCTTCCTGGGCTTCATCTTCAACATGTTCAGCCTCTGGGTGTTCTGCTGCTGGTCGCCCAGCTGGACCTCTGGAACTACACTGCAGTTCCACCTGGCCCTCAGCGATGCCATCGCCACCCCGACCACTCCCATGATGGCAGTGTACTTTGCCATGGGCAACGACTGGCCCTTTGGCCATTTCCTGTGCCAAGTCAAAATTGCCCTGCTTAGTTTGCATTTCTACGGCAGCACTGTGTTCCTCGCCCTCATCAGCATTCATCGGTACACGGCCGTGGTGCACTTCAACAGAAGCTGCTGCATGAAACAGAGGGACTTTGTCAGGAAGCTGTGTGCAGGAGTTTGGTGTCTGCTACTGATCCAGGCTCTGATCTACGCTTTCATGCTTCCTCCAAGTAAAGAGGGCAGTCACAACCAATGCCTCTCCATCCATCAGAAGAAGCTGACAGATGCCTACTTTGTCATTAACTTCATCCTGTTCATCCTTTGGTTTTTACTCCCGTTCCTTGTGTTAGCTGCTTGCTATGGCCGTCTGGCCAACACCTTAACCCGCCTCAACATTAGCACAGCTAAAGGTCTGAGAGTCAAGGTGAAGTCTCAGAGGATGATAGGCATGTGTCTGCTGATATTTGGGCTGTGCTTCCTACCTCTGAATGTGGTACGTACTGTGGGGGTGATAGTAAAAAAATATTACCCAGGACAATGCCACGTTCTTACACAGATCGAGACGGCGTATTATGCATCCTGGATTTTAGCCGGAGCGAACAGCTGCCTGGATCCACTGTtgtactgttttggttcacaaAATTTTCGAGATGCATTCCAGTCTTTCAGGATTGGACAGCGAGATAGTCCAAACAGAAGTGATTCAGAAATGACTCCAAATCAGTAA